From one Pseudomonas fluorescens genomic stretch:
- a CDS encoding NarK family nitrate/nitrite MFS transporter has translation MSVLKQPDQGPVIHDWRPEDPAFWGRSGKKTATRNLWISIPALLLAFAVWMVWSTVIVRLNAIGFNFTTDQLFWLAALPGLSGATFRVFYSFMVPIFGGRRWTALSTASLLAPALWMGFAVQDPNTPYSVFVMIALLCGFGGGNFASSMSNISFFYPKSQQGTALGLNAGLGNLGVSVMQFCVPLVITFGLFGALGGQPQVLADGGQLWLQNAGFIWVPFIILVTVLAWFGMNDLSSAKASFSEQAVIFKRKHNWLMCWLYLATFGSFIGFSAAFPLLIKTAFPQVNALTFAFLGPLVGALVRPLGGWLADKLGGARVTLWNFVLMIVMVFGVLAFIPAQGESGNFYGFLGMFMLLFITTGIGNGSTFRMIPVIFRTLHEQAASGKGAAAREQALKNAGKESAAVLGFSSAMGAFGAFFIPKTFGSSMALTGSPQMAFYMFVGFYLSCIVVTWWWYARKGAATPC, from the coding sequence ATGTCGGTTCTTAAACAGCCTGACCAAGGCCCGGTGATTCACGACTGGCGCCCCGAAGACCCCGCGTTCTGGGGCCGTAGCGGCAAGAAGACCGCCACCCGCAACCTGTGGATCTCGATCCCCGCACTGCTGCTGGCCTTTGCCGTGTGGATGGTGTGGAGCACGGTAATCGTGCGCCTGAATGCCATCGGCTTTAACTTCACTACCGACCAGCTGTTCTGGCTGGCAGCCTTGCCGGGGCTCTCGGGGGCGACTTTCCGGGTGTTCTACTCGTTCATGGTGCCGATCTTCGGCGGCCGGCGCTGGACCGCCCTGAGCACCGCCTCGCTGCTGGCGCCAGCGCTGTGGATGGGCTTTGCCGTGCAAGACCCGAACACCCCTTACAGCGTGTTCGTGATGATCGCCCTGCTGTGCGGCTTTGGTGGCGGCAACTTCGCCTCGAGCATGTCCAACATCAGCTTTTTCTACCCCAAGTCGCAGCAGGGCACCGCCCTGGGCCTGAACGCCGGCTTGGGTAACCTCGGTGTTTCGGTCATGCAGTTCTGTGTGCCGCTGGTGATCACCTTCGGCCTGTTCGGCGCCCTCGGTGGCCAGCCGCAAGTGCTCGCCGACGGTGGCCAGCTGTGGCTGCAGAACGCCGGGTTCATCTGGGTGCCGTTCATCATCCTGGTCACCGTGCTGGCCTGGTTCGGCATGAACGACCTGTCCAGCGCCAAGGCTTCGTTCAGCGAACAGGCAGTGATTTTCAAGCGCAAGCACAACTGGCTGATGTGCTGGCTGTACCTGGCCACCTTCGGCTCGTTCATCGGCTTCTCGGCGGCCTTTCCGCTGCTGATCAAAACCGCCTTCCCACAGGTCAACGCGCTGACCTTCGCCTTCCTCGGCCCGCTGGTCGGCGCCCTGGTACGCCCGCTGGGTGGCTGGCTGGCGGACAAGCTCGGCGGCGCCCGGGTCACCCTGTGGAACTTCGTGCTGATGATCGTCATGGTCTTCGGCGTGCTGGCGTTCATCCCTGCCCAGGGCGAGAGCGGCAACTTCTACGGTTTTCTCGGCATGTTCATGCTGCTGTTCATCACCACCGGCATCGGCAACGGTTCGACCTTCCGCATGATCCCGGTGATCTTCCGCACCCTGCACGAACAGGCTGCCAGCGGCAAAGGCGCCGCCGCCCGCGAACAGGCGCTGAAAAACGCCGGCAAGGAATCGGCCGCGGTACTCGGCTTCAGTTCGGCCATGGGCGCCTTCGGCGCGTTCTTCATTCCCAAGACCTTTGGCTCGTCCATGGCCCTGACCGGTAGCCCGCAGATGGCCTTCTACATGTTCGTCGGCTTTTACCTGAGCTGCATCGTCGTGACCTGGTGGTGGTACGCGCGCAAAGGCGCCGCGACCCCCTGCTGA
- the narI gene encoding respiratory nitrate reductase subunit gamma, whose amino-acid sequence MFKWNLLLFGVYPYVALAICLLGSWARFDLSQYSWKAGSSQMLDKRGMRVASNFFHIGVLFVLAGHFVGLLTPASVYHHVISTEHKQLLAMVSGGFFGLLCLIGLIMLLHRRLTEPRVRATSSTSDILILLVLLAQLVLGLLTIVASTGHMDGSVMVMLADWAQNTVLLRPVEAAAAIAPVSLVYKLHVLLGLTLFVLFPFTRLVHIVSAPVWYLGRRYQIVRQKA is encoded by the coding sequence ATGTTTAAGTGGAACCTGTTGTTGTTCGGGGTGTATCCCTATGTGGCGCTGGCGATTTGCTTGCTTGGCAGCTGGGCGCGATTCGACCTGTCGCAGTACAGCTGGAAGGCCGGCTCCAGCCAGATGCTCGACAAGCGCGGCATGCGCGTGGCGAGCAACTTCTTTCACATCGGCGTGCTGTTCGTCCTGGCCGGGCATTTTGTCGGCCTGCTGACCCCGGCGTCGGTCTATCACCATGTGATCAGCACCGAGCACAAGCAACTGCTGGCGATGGTCTCTGGTGGTTTCTTCGGCTTGCTGTGCCTGATCGGCCTGATCATGCTGCTGCACCGGCGCCTGACCGAGCCGCGGGTACGCGCCACCTCCAGCACCTCGGACATCCTGATTTTGCTGGTATTGCTGGCGCAACTGGTGCTCGGCTTGCTGACCATCGTCGCCTCCACCGGCCATATGGACGGCTCGGTGATGGTGATGCTCGCCGACTGGGCGCAGAACACCGTGCTGCTGCGCCCGGTTGAAGCGGCGGCAGCGATTGCCCCGGTCAGCCTGGTGTACAAGCTGCACGTGCTGCTGGGCCTGACCCTGTTCGTGCTGTTCCCCTTCACCCGCCTGGTGCACATCGTCAGCGCGCCGGTGTGGTACCTGGGGCGGCGTTATCAAATCGTTCGGCAGAAAGCCTGA
- a CDS encoding peptidylprolyl isomerase translates to MTSGCGCGGGNGGNGGGGGCASSTVLETAPSALAVELEPPAQLIASSEQEWPIISVNGVSLSPEALAQELQYHPAADREEAVYMAARALVIRELMQQRIAELGLQLQVGAGENQEEAATRLLLEREVQVPVCDEATCQRYYHSNRARFHSAPLLAVRHILLECAPDDAEARSLALAQAEILHERLMQFPEQFAELAQKYSACPSKAQGGELGQISKGQTVPELERQLFTLAPGLAGKPLESRYGWHLVSVDLRIEGQALPYEAVATAIRTQLQQGVWQKALVQYLQTLIGAADIRGIRLQGADSPLVQ, encoded by the coding sequence ATGACTAGCGGATGTGGATGTGGTGGCGGTAACGGCGGTAACGGCGGTGGCGGTGGTTGCGCGTCTTCGACGGTCCTTGAAACCGCGCCAAGTGCCCTGGCGGTGGAGCTCGAGCCGCCGGCGCAACTGATCGCCAGCAGTGAACAGGAATGGCCGATCATCAGCGTCAACGGTGTATCCCTCAGCCCCGAGGCGTTGGCCCAGGAGCTGCAATACCACCCGGCAGCGGATCGCGAAGAGGCGGTGTACATGGCCGCCCGCGCGTTGGTGATCCGCGAGCTGATGCAGCAGCGGATTGCCGAGCTGGGGCTGCAATTGCAGGTCGGCGCCGGCGAGAACCAGGAGGAGGCGGCCACCCGCTTGCTGCTGGAGCGCGAAGTGCAGGTACCGGTGTGTGACGAGGCCACCTGCCAACGCTACTACCACAGCAACCGCGCGCGCTTTCACAGCGCGCCGCTGCTGGCGGTGCGGCACATCCTGCTGGAGTGTGCGCCGGATGATGCCGAAGCGCGCAGCCTGGCGCTGGCACAGGCCGAGATCCTCCATGAGCGCCTGATGCAATTTCCCGAGCAGTTCGCCGAGCTTGCGCAGAAGTATTCGGCCTGCCCGTCGAAGGCCCAGGGCGGTGAGCTGGGGCAGATCAGCAAAGGCCAGACCGTGCCGGAGCTGGAGCGCCAGCTGTTCACCCTGGCCCCGGGGCTGGCCGGCAAGCCGCTGGAAAGCCGCTACGGCTGGCACCTGGTCAGTGTCGACCTGCGTATCGAAGGCCAGGCCTTGCCTTATGAGGCGGTGGCCACGGCGATCCGCACCCAGTTGCAGCAGGGCGTGTGGCAGAAGGCGTTGGTGCAGTACCTGCAAACCCTGATCGGCGCCGCCGATATTCGCGGCATCCGCTTGCAGGGCGCCGATTCACCGCTGGTGCAATAA
- the narH gene encoding nitrate reductase subunit beta, translating to MKIRSQIGMVLNLDKCIGCHTCSITCKNVWTSREGMEYAWFNNVESKPGVGYPKEWENQDKWKGGWVRNANGSINPRIGGKFRVLANIFANPDLPSLDDYYEPFDFDYQHLHTAPLGEHQPTARPRSVVSGKRMEKIEWGPNWEEILGTEFAKRRKDKNFDQIQADIYGEYENTFMMYLPRLCEHCLNPACAASCPSGAIYKREEDGIVLIDQEKCRGWRMCISGCPYKKIYFNWKSGKSEKCIFCYPRIEAGMPTVCAETCVGRIRYLGVLLYDADRIAEVASTANEHDLYEKQLEIFLDPNDPAVIRQALEDGVPQSVIDAAQRSPVYKMAVDWKLALPLHPEYRTLPMVWYVPPLSPIQNAAAAGTVGMNGVIPDVDSLRIPLRYLANLLTAGDEKPVKRALKRLLAMRAYKRAEQVEGVQDLKVLSDVGLSVNQVEEMYRYLAIANYEDRYVVPSAHREEAMSDAFAERSGCGFSFGSGCSGSSDTNMFGAKKANRRDILKTVQLWEE from the coding sequence ATGAAGATCCGTTCACAAATTGGCATGGTCCTGAACCTGGACAAATGCATCGGTTGCCACACTTGTTCGATCACCTGCAAGAACGTTTGGACCAGCCGTGAAGGCATGGAGTACGCCTGGTTCAACAACGTTGAATCCAAGCCCGGGGTCGGCTACCCGAAAGAGTGGGAAAACCAGGACAAGTGGAAGGGCGGCTGGGTGCGCAACGCCAACGGCTCGATCAACCCGCGCATCGGCGGCAAGTTCCGGGTGCTGGCGAACATCTTCGCCAACCCCGACCTGCCGAGCCTGGATGACTATTACGAGCCGTTCGACTTCGACTACCAGCACCTGCACACCGCGCCCCTGGGCGAGCACCAGCCGACGGCGCGGCCGCGCTCGGTGGTGTCCGGCAAGCGCATGGAGAAGATCGAGTGGGGCCCGAACTGGGAAGAGATCCTCGGCACCGAGTTCGCCAAGCGGCGCAAGGACAAGAACTTCGACCAGATCCAGGCCGACATTTACGGTGAGTACGAAAACACCTTCATGATGTACCTGCCGCGCCTGTGCGAGCACTGCCTGAACCCGGCGTGCGCGGCGTCCTGCCCGAGCGGGGCGATCTACAAGCGCGAAGAGGACGGTATCGTCCTCATCGACCAGGAAAAATGCCGCGGCTGGCGCATGTGCATCAGTGGCTGCCCGTACAAGAAGATCTACTTCAACTGGAAGAGCGGCAAGTCCGAGAAGTGCATCTTCTGCTACCCGCGCATCGAGGCCGGCATGCCCACCGTGTGTGCCGAAACCTGCGTGGGCCGTATCCGCTACCTCGGCGTGCTGCTGTATGACGCCGACCGCATCGCGGAAGTGGCGAGCACCGCCAACGAGCACGACTTGTACGAGAAGCAGCTGGAGATCTTCCTCGACCCCAACGACCCGGCGGTGATCCGCCAGGCCCTGGAGGACGGCGTACCGCAGTCGGTGATCGACGCCGCGCAACGCTCGCCGGTGTACAAGATGGCCGTCGACTGGAAGCTGGCGCTGCCGCTGCACCCGGAATACCGCACCTTGCCGATGGTCTGGTACGTGCCGCCGCTGTCGCCGATCCAGAACGCCGCAGCTGCCGGCACCGTGGGCATGAACGGGGTGATCCCGGATGTCGACAGCCTGCGCATCCCGCTGCGCTACCTGGCCAACCTGCTGACCGCCGGTGACGAAAAACCGGTGAAGCGCGCCCTCAAGCGCCTGCTGGCCATGCGCGCCTACAAGCGTGCCGAGCAGGTCGAAGGCGTCCAGGACCTCAAGGTGCTCAGCGACGTCGGCTTGAGCGTGAACCAGGTCGAGGAGATGTACCGCTACCTGGCCATCGCCAACTACGAAGACCGTTACGTGGTACCGAGTGCCCACCGCGAAGAGGCCATGAGCGACGCCTTCGCCGAGCGCTCCGGGTGTGGCTTCAGCTTCGGCAGCGGCTGCAGCGGCAGCTCCGACACCAACATGTTCGGGGCGAAGAAGGCCAACCGCCGCGACATCCTCAAAACCGTACAGCTGTGGGAGGAATGA
- the narJ gene encoding nitrate reductase molybdenum cofactor assembly chaperone: protein MRILKVISLLLDYPNETLVAGRDELEQAIIQAREISPRQRGALFELLELICNNDLMDGQEHYGALFGRGRSLSLLLFEHVHGESRDRGQAMVDMLAQYENAGFAIGVKELPDYIPLYLEYLSTREDLDAREGLADVAHLLALLAARLEERESAYASCFRALLQIAGAEPHQAVADLREQVAAEQRDDSLEALDKIWEEEAVDFLKAEQQERCSSMPSAPGKAREESAVPLHWVDFQHQGQASAPAGEVSNV from the coding sequence ATGCGCATCCTTAAAGTGATTTCACTGCTGCTCGATTACCCGAACGAAACCCTGGTTGCCGGCCGCGACGAGCTGGAGCAGGCGATCATCCAGGCGCGGGAAATCAGCCCGCGCCAGCGCGGCGCGCTGTTCGAGCTGCTGGAGCTGATCTGCAACAACGACCTGATGGATGGCCAGGAGCATTACGGCGCGCTGTTCGGCCGTGGCCGTTCGTTGTCGCTGTTGCTGTTCGAGCATGTGCATGGCGAGTCCCGCGACCGCGGCCAGGCCATGGTCGACATGCTTGCCCAGTATGAAAACGCGGGCTTTGCCATCGGCGTCAAGGAGCTGCCGGACTACATCCCGCTGTACCTGGAATACCTCTCGACCCGCGAAGACCTCGACGCCCGCGAGGGCCTGGCCGATGTCGCGCACCTGCTGGCGCTGCTTGCCGCACGCCTGGAGGAGCGCGAGAGCGCCTACGCCAGTTGCTTCCGGGCGCTGCTGCAGATTGCCGGCGCCGAGCCGCACCAGGCGGTGGCCGACCTGCGCGAACAGGTGGCCGCCGAGCAACGCGATGACTCCCTCGAAGCCCTGGACAAGATCTGGGAAGAGGAGGCGGTGGACTTTCTCAAGGCTGAGCAGCAGGAGCGCTGCAGCTCAATGCCAAGCGCGCCGGGCAAGGCCCGGGAAGAGAGCGCGGTACCGCTGCACTGGGTCGATTTTCAGCATCAGGGCCAGGCCAGCGCGCCGGCCGGGGAGGTGAGCAATGTTTAA
- a CDS encoding nitrate reductase subunit alpha yields MSHLLDQLRFFNRKQGEFADGHGETRKESRDWENVYRSRWQYDKIVRSTHGVNCTGSCSWKIYVKNGLITWETQQTDYPRTRNDLPNHEPRGCPRGASYSWYIYSANRLKYPKIRKPLLKLWREARQRMAPVEAWASIVENKAKADSYKSKRGMGGFIRSSWDEVTEIIAAANVYTIKQYGPDRVVGFSPIPAMSMVSYAAGARYLSLLGGTCLSFYDWYCDLPPASPMVWGEQTDVPESADWYNSNYIIAWGSNVPQTRTPDAHFFTEVRYKGTKTVAITPDYSEVAKLTDLWLNPKQGTDAALAQAFNHVIFKEFHLDQPSAYFTEYAKRYTDLPVLVLLKPMLGTAPGNGYQPDRFLRASDLAGNLGQDNNPEWKTIAIDADGELVSPQGSIGYRWGEQGKWNILAREGGEGREIDLNLSLIGGDVAEVAFPYFAGESHEHFQHVAGDAVQYRRVPVRSLTLADGSQVKVATVFDLSAANLAIDRGLGGANVARDYDDANVPGTPAWQEQITGVSREKAIQIAREFADNADKTRGRSMIIVGAAMNHWYHMDMNYRGLINMLMLCGCVGQTGGGWAHYVGQEKLRPQCGWLPLAFGLDWSRPPRQMNGTSFFYAHSSQWRHEKMSMHDVLSPLADKREFPEHALDYNIRAERAGWLPSAPQLNTNPLHICRDAAAAGMAPKDYVVKGLHEGSLRFACEQPDNPVNFPRNMFIWRSNLLGSSGKGHEYMLKYLLGTRNGVMNEDIGQVGDCKPQEAEWVDEGAIGKLDLVTTLDFRMSSTCVYSDIVLPTATWYEKDDMNTSDMHPFIHPLSAAIDPAWESRSDWEIYKGIAKAFSAMAQGHLGIEQDLVTVPLMHDSVGELAQPFGGTDWKTAGVAPQPGKNAPNLQVVERDYPNIYKQFTSLGPLLEKLGNGGKGINWNTDEEVQFLGELNYREVEAGISQGRPKIDTAIDAAEVILSLAPETNGHVAVKAWAALSQFTGIDHSHLALPKAHEAIRFRDIQAQPRKIISSPTWSGLEDDHVSYNAGYTNVHENIPWRTITGRQQFYQDHPWMQAFGEQLMSYRPPVNTRTIAGVKGKRSNGETEIVLNWITPHQKWGIHSTYSDNLLMLTLSRGGPIVWLSEIDAKKAGIEDNDWIECFNANGALTARAVVSQRVKEGMVMMYHAQERIVNVPGAETTKTRGGHHNSVTRVVLKPTHMIGGYAQQAYGFNYYGTVGCNRDEFVVVRKMAKVDWLDGSRGDELPGPLPTEME; encoded by the coding sequence ATGAGTCATTTACTGGATCAACTGCGGTTCTTCAACCGCAAGCAAGGCGAGTTTGCCGACGGTCATGGCGAAACCCGCAAAGAGTCGCGCGACTGGGAGAACGTCTACCGTTCGCGCTGGCAGTACGACAAGATCGTGCGCTCCACCCACGGGGTCAACTGCACCGGCTCCTGCTCGTGGAAAATCTACGTGAAGAACGGCCTGATCACCTGGGAAACCCAGCAGACCGACTACCCGCGCACCCGCAACGACCTGCCCAATCACGAACCGCGCGGCTGCCCGCGGGGTGCCAGCTACAGCTGGTACATCTACAGCGCCAACCGCCTGAAATACCCGAAGATCCGCAAGCCGCTGCTCAAGCTGTGGCGTGAGGCGCGCCAGCGCATGGCGCCGGTCGAAGCCTGGGCGAGCATTGTCGAGAACAAGGCCAAGGCCGATTCGTACAAGAGCAAGCGCGGCATGGGCGGCTTCATTCGTTCCAGCTGGGATGAAGTCACCGAGATCATCGCCGCCGCCAACGTCTACACCATCAAGCAGTACGGCCCGGACCGGGTGGTGGGCTTCTCGCCGATCCCGGCGATGTCGATGGTCAGCTACGCCGCTGGCGCCCGCTACCTGTCGCTGCTGGGCGGCACCTGCCTGAGCTTCTACGACTGGTACTGCGACCTGCCGCCGGCCTCGCCGATGGTCTGGGGCGAGCAGACCGACGTGCCGGAGTCGGCCGACTGGTACAACTCCAACTACATCATCGCCTGGGGCTCGAACGTTCCGCAGACCCGCACCCCCGATGCGCACTTTTTCACCGAGGTGCGCTACAAGGGCACCAAGACCGTGGCCATCACCCCCGACTATTCGGAAGTGGCCAAGCTCACCGACCTCTGGCTCAACCCCAAGCAGGGTACCGACGCCGCCTTGGCCCAGGCCTTCAACCATGTGATCTTCAAAGAGTTTCACCTGGACCAGCCGAGCGCCTACTTCACTGAATACGCCAAGCGTTACACCGACCTGCCGGTGCTGGTGCTGCTCAAGCCGATGCTGGGCACCGCGCCGGGCAACGGCTACCAGCCGGACCGCTTCCTGCGTGCCTCGGACCTGGCCGGCAATCTTGGCCAGGACAACAACCCCGAGTGGAAGACCATTGCCATCGACGCCGACGGCGAGCTGGTCTCGCCGCAGGGCTCGATCGGTTATCGCTGGGGCGAGCAGGGCAAGTGGAACATCCTTGCCCGTGAAGGCGGCGAAGGCCGCGAGATCGACCTGAACCTGAGCCTGATCGGTGGCGATGTCGCCGAAGTGGCTTTCCCGTACTTCGCTGGCGAAAGCCACGAGCACTTCCAGCATGTCGCCGGGGACGCCGTGCAGTACCGCCGCGTGCCGGTGCGCAGCCTGACCCTGGCCGACGGCAGCCAGGTCAAGGTCGCCACGGTGTTCGACCTGTCGGCGGCGAACCTTGCCATCGACCGTGGCCTGGGCGGGGCCAACGTGGCTCGCGACTACGATGACGCCAACGTACCGGGCACCCCGGCCTGGCAGGAGCAGATCACCGGCGTCAGCCGCGAGAAAGCCATCCAGATCGCCCGCGAGTTCGCCGACAACGCCGACAAGACCCGTGGCCGCTCGATGATCATCGTCGGCGCGGCGATGAACCACTGGTACCACATGGACATGAACTACCGCGGGCTGATCAACATGCTCATGCTCTGCGGTTGCGTCGGCCAGACCGGTGGTGGCTGGGCCCACTATGTCGGCCAGGAAAAACTGCGTCCGCAGTGCGGCTGGCTGCCGTTGGCCTTTGGCCTGGACTGGAGCCGGCCGCCACGGCAGATGAACGGCACCAGCTTCTTCTACGCCCACAGTTCGCAATGGCGTCACGAGAAGATGAGCATGCACGACGTGCTCTCGCCGCTGGCCGACAAGCGCGAGTTCCCCGAGCACGCCCTGGACTACAACATCCGCGCCGAACGCGCCGGCTGGCTGCCCAGTGCGCCGCAGCTCAACACCAACCCGCTGCACATCTGCCGCGACGCCGCTGCAGCCGGCATGGCGCCCAAGGACTACGTGGTCAAGGGCCTGCACGAAGGCAGCCTGCGCTTTGCCTGTGAGCAGCCGGACAACCCGGTGAACTTCCCGCGCAACATGTTCATCTGGCGTTCCAACCTGCTCGGCTCCTCGGGCAAGGGCCATGAGTACATGCTCAAGTACCTGCTCGGTACCCGCAACGGCGTGATGAACGAGGACATCGGCCAGGTCGGCGACTGCAAGCCGCAAGAGGCCGAATGGGTCGACGAGGGCGCCATCGGCAAGCTCGACCTGGTCACCACCCTGGATTTCCGCATGTCTTCGACCTGCGTGTACTCCGACATCGTCCTGCCGACCGCAACCTGGTACGAGAAGGACGACATGAACACCTCGGACATGCACCCGTTCATCCACCCGCTGTCGGCAGCCATTGATCCGGCCTGGGAATCGCGTTCGGACTGGGAGATCTACAAGGGCATCGCCAAGGCCTTCTCGGCCATGGCCCAAGGGCACCTGGGCATCGAGCAGGACCTGGTCACCGTGCCGCTGATGCATGACAGCGTCGGCGAGCTGGCCCAGCCATTCGGCGGTACCGACTGGAAAACCGCCGGTGTCGCGCCGCAGCCGGGCAAGAATGCGCCGAACCTGCAGGTGGTCGAGCGCGACTATCCGAACATCTACAAGCAGTTCACCTCGCTCGGTCCGCTGCTGGAAAAACTCGGCAACGGCGGCAAAGGCATCAACTGGAACACCGATGAGGAAGTGCAGTTCCTCGGTGAGCTGAATTACCGCGAAGTCGAGGCGGGCATCAGCCAGGGCCGGCCGAAAATCGACACCGCCATCGACGCTGCCGAGGTGATCCTCTCGCTGGCCCCGGAAACCAACGGCCATGTCGCGGTCAAGGCCTGGGCGGCGCTGTCGCAGTTCACCGGCATCGACCACAGCCACCTGGCGCTGCCCAAGGCTCACGAAGCAATCCGCTTTCGCGATATCCAGGCGCAGCCGCGCAAGATCATCTCCAGCCCGACCTGGTCGGGTCTCGAAGACGATCACGTCAGCTACAACGCCGGCTACACCAACGTTCACGAGAACATCCCGTGGCGGACCATCACCGGCCGCCAGCAGTTCTACCAGGATCACCCGTGGATGCAGGCGTTCGGCGAGCAGTTGATGAGCTACCGGCCACCGGTCAACACCCGCACCATCGCCGGGGTGAAAGGCAAGCGCAGCAATGGTGAGACCGAGATCGTCCTCAACTGGATCACCCCGCACCAGAAGTGGGGCATCCACAGCACCTACAGCGACAACCTGCTGATGCTCACCCTGAGCCGTGGCGGGCCGATTGTCTGGCTCTCGGAAATCGACGCGAAGAAGGCCGGCATCGAGGACAACGACTGGATCGAGTGCTTCAACGCCAACGGCGCGCTGACCGCGCGGGCGGTGGTCAGCCAGCGGGTCAAGGAAGGCATGGTGATGATGTACCACGCCCAGGAGCGGATCGTGAACGTGCCGGGCGCCGAGACCACCAAGACCCGCGGTGGCCACCACAACTCGGTCACCCGCGTGGTGCTCAAGCCGACCCACATGATCGGCGGTTATGCCCAACAGGCCTATGGCTTCAACTATTACGGCACGGTCGGCTGCAACCGCGACGAATTCGTCGTGGTGCGCAAGATGGCCAAGGTCGACTGGCTCGACGGTTCGCGCGGCGATGAGCTGCCAGGTCCGCTGCCGACCGAGATGGAATAA